The Plutella xylostella chromosome Z, ilPluXylo3.1, whole genome shotgun sequence region CCTTGGGGTACTACTGTGTGTAGCTGCCGTATGGGGCAAGGCGCTAATTCAGCAAAATCAGCAATTGACTCAGCAGCAGTTGGAACAGAAGTCTCCGAGCAGCGATGCGGCGCAGCGGCGGGTGGGGTATGACTACCCGGCGCCGGACCACGCCGTGAGCCCCTTCCAGGACCAGCTGGACCTGCACGACCACCACGACGACCACCACGACCACCACGAGGAGCACGTCGAACACCACGTGGACCATCACGAGGAGCATCATGACGACCACCACGTGGAGCACCACGACCATCACGACCACCACGACCATCACGACCCCGGCTACTGGAAGAAGAAACTCATCTGGAAACCCGGATGGAAGAAAATCTGGAAGCCAGCCAAGAAACAGATATGGAAGCCGTCATGGAAAAAAATCTGGAAACCGATATGGGTCCAAATCAAGGTTCCCGCCTGGAAAGACATCAAGGTACCCGACTGGAAAAAGATATACAAACCCGAATGGAAACCCATCAAAGTTCCGGCATGGAAGGAGGTGAAGGTACCCGACTGGAAGAAGATCACAGTCCCCGTGTACAAGGACATCGTGGTGCCGGGCTGGAAGGACATACAGGTGCCGGCGTGGAAGAAGGTCTGGATACCAGAGTGGGTCAAGGTCGGAGTACCTGGAGAAAAATACTTAGGAAAAGATCACGAAGGATGGGAATACACATCACATGACTTATGGAAGAAAAAACTCATATGGAAGCCGATTTGGAAGAAATACTGGAAGCCAGCTAAGAAACAGATCTGGATCCCCGACAAGAAGTTGGTCTGGAAGGACGAATGGAAACAAATCTGGAGAACAGAAAAGAAACAGATCTGGATCGACGACAAGAAACTCGTATGGAAGGAAGCGTGGCAGCAAATCTGGAAGCCTTCGAAGAAGCTTATTTGGGTTCCGGACAAGAAGCTGGAGTGGAAGGAGGCGTGGAAGCAGATCTGGGTTCCCGACTGGAAAGAGATTTGGGTGCCGGGAGTGAAGAAGATCTGGCGGCCGGTGTGGATATCGGAGTGGTTCCCGTCGCCGGACCACCACGAGCACGTGCATGAGTCGCACGGCTGGGACCGCAGCGACAGTAAGGGCGCCGCTAGCGAGCCCAAGCCCGCCGTggccgccgcgccgcagcCCGCGAGCAAGCCGCAGCAAACCACCTGGCAGTTCCCCAAATGACCCGAACCACCGACCCAGTTCACTCTTGTAAATACTATTTAAGGATTGGATCGAAGACATCCGGCCGCGACCGGACCGCCGCGGCGTCGCTTCGCAGCTCATCCACCGTCTTAGGTAATACTCACTTTTGATACCTTTATGTCCTGCGTTGCGAAAAATTATGCGATAGTCTTTCTATAACCACCAATCGACCGGAACCAAAAGTCATTATAATAGTTACCATTACTATAAGTCTGAGTAAGTTACGCGTGTGCTCCGCGCCAAGTGAATCCCATCAGAAAAGCCTGTTGGGACGACTGTATTCACTGATGTTTGTGTATATTGTTGATGTTTTGTTGTTatgttaagtttttattaagttGTTGTTACAATTACTTGGATTAAGTAACTTTAAGCGCaaccaatgaaataaaatatggtgtgtatttaaataaaatgtacagTGTTTATTTTTACCCGCAGAACGTAGGAAACGTTGACTTTATTTATAGGATTATAGGTACTAGAAACAGCTTATACATTGAGCACCCAAACCAAACCAGATCATACAGCATAGGTACTATACAGCACACATTATAAAATggactaggtacttacctactttttatttttatcgaaGAAGAGGGACATTGTGACTTTTAACTAACTTTTAGCCAGAAATGAACCTTTCAGCAGGATAATAAATTTAGATACAAGGGGAAATGAAATTGGAATAGCAAGGGAAAATAACattgattaaaatataatgcACCTATTCACAAAAGTACATATAATAActttcgcaaaaaaaaacactttgtCGTAATCCTCGAAATACAATCGCAAAGTTGCAATAAATACTATTTATGTATgtcattcaaaataaaaaaaatccgcAATCGCTAAGCAAACTTAAAAAAGCACGCTCTACTTTAATCTTTTCGCTTAGCCATAGACGGGTAAAAACACATTGAAATCTGTCCATCCTCACCATCAAACATAgtacaacgcggactcggttGGACCATTCATCCTCAATGCCATCAACAATATAAAAACCACATTTCCTCTTTCATAAAAGCATCGCCCAGGAAGCCTACCCAGCCCTCATCAATAACCGCAAGGTAACGTCTAAGAT contains the following coding sequences:
- the LOC105398003 gene encoding uncharacterized protein LOC105398003 is translated as MRGIKSSVVTLGVLLCVAAVWGKALIQQNQQLTQQQLEQKSPSSDAAQRRVGYDYPAPDHAVSPFQDQLDLHDHHDDHHDHHEEHVEHHVDHHEEHHDDHHVEHHDHHDHHDHHDPGYWKKKLIWKPGWKKIWKPAKKQIWKPSWKKIWKPIWVQIKVPAWKDIKVPDWKKIYKPEWKPIKVPAWKEVKVPDWKKITVPVYKDIVVPGWKDIQVPAWKKVWIPEWVKVGVPGEKYLGKDHEGWEYTSHDLWKKKLIWKPIWKKYWKPAKKQIWIPDKKLVWKDEWKQIWRTEKKQIWIDDKKLVWKEAWQQIWKPSKKLIWVPDKKLEWKEAWKQIWVPDWKEIWVPGVKKIWRPVWISEWFPSPDHHEHVHESHGWDRSDSKGAASEPKPAVAAAPQPASKPQQTTWQFPK